The genomic window GCCCGCGAGGCAAGCAGAATATAGGGTACGAGCACGACGATCAGCACCACGAAGGTAACGGCAAGCAGCATCACATAATCCTGCAGGCCGACATTGCCGATATCGATTAACGTCGGCGCCAGGGCAACGTAGAAGAGCATCGTCTTCGGGTTGCTGAGCGTCACCAGCAGGCCTGAGAGGAAGGACATGCCGATATTGGTGGATTTCCCTGCCGCAATGTCCTGCGGCAGCAGCCCCGCCGTCCAGAGTTTCCAGGCGATGTAGCCGAGATAGAGGGCACCGGCGATCTTGATGACGATGAAGACTTCGGTGAAGGTCTGCGCCACGAAGGCAAGGCCGAGAATGACCGCTGTGAGATAGGTCATATCGCCGAGTACCAGCCCGAGGCCCATGAAGAAGGTCTCGCGGAAATTCGAGCCGAGCGCGCGTGCGACGATTGCGGTAATCCCTGGTCCGGGAATGGCCGCGGCGATGAACAGCGCTCCGGCATAGGTGATCAAGGCGGTAAGGCTCATCTTCTTAACCCATGGGTTTCCATCAGCCCATCTATAGGCAGGCGGCGCTTCCGCATCAATGCTTTGGTGCTGATCAGTCCATAACCATAAGGAATAGGTCTGCTAGACCATGATCTACTTGGAAAGCGACCCGGTCTTGCTATTTCTCTCCCTGCAAATGCGCGATCAGCGTCCTCCGTGCTTCCCGAAAAGGAGCGCAACGCCGCAGAGATTTTCATTACCAGGAGAGACTAAATGTCCCATACGCCAGCCGAAACCCGCAGGCTTTCGCCACTCAAGACGCCGTCCAGCCTGCCGACCAATGCCGTCACTGATATCTCGACTGCGCTGACCGCGCTGCTCGCCGATGTCTTCACGCTTTATGTGAAGACCAAGAACTTCCACTGGCACATGTCCGGCCCGCATTTCCGCGATTATCATCTGCTGCTCGATGAGCAGGCGGAACAGATCTTCAATATGACCGACGACATTGCCGAGCGCGCCCGCAAGATCGGCGGCACGACGCTGCGCTCCATCGGCCAGATCGCCCGCCAGCAGCGCATTTTAGATAATGACGCGGATTTCGTCACGCCCGAGGATATGCTGTCGGAACTGGGCGGCGACAATGCCCAGCTCGTTTCGCTGCTGCGCGAGGTGCATGATCTCTGCGACGAGCACAATGATGTCGCGACCGCCAGCCTGATCGAGAACTGGATCGACGAGGCGGAGCGCCGCACCTGGTTCCTGTTCGAAACGACGCGCTCGCAGAGGTGATGTCGGCAAACCGGCGCGTCGGTATCCGTGCCGGAGCACCGGTTCAGCTCTCGAACGCCCGGTTGAGCAAACGCCTCGGGGTCCAGCCGAGGTTCATGCCGGCTGCCGCAAGGAGAATGGTTGCAGCACCTGCGATCTGCATCGGCTGCAGCGCGTGGCCGAAGGCCAGCCGGTCGACCAGGATCGCGGCGATCGGATAGATGAAGGACAAGGCGCCGGTCAGGTGCGTCGGCAGCCTCTGGATCGCGCCGTAGAGCAGCACATACATCAGTCCGGTATGAACGACGCCGATGGTCAGGAGGATTGCCCAGCCTCCGGCATCCCCGGGCAGGTTGGAAAAATCCGCCATCGGCGCCAGCATGAGCATGCCGGTTGCGACCTGGATGAGCGCGATCAGATGCGGCGGCGTGCCTTTCAGCCATTTCGCGGCAAGGGCCGCGAGCGCATAGAAGAAGGCAGCGCCCAGCGCCATCAGGATGCCGAAGCCATAATCGCCAGATATCCCGCCGCCCGTCTGAGGTTTCGCCTGAACGATTGCCATCATGCCGGCGAAGGCGAGCGTCAGCCAGAACAGCTTGGCGGCGGTGATCTTCTCGCCGAGAAAGAGCGCGCCGAGCGCCAGCAGCATGAAGGGCTGGGTGTTATAAACCGTCGTGGCGATCGAGATTGTCGCATGCGAGTAAGAGGCAAACAGCAAGAGCCAGTTCAACACGATGGCGACGCCGCCGAAAATGGCAATACCGAAGGCGCGCAGCGTAATGATGCCGGGCCGCAGCAGCCCGAGAGCACCGCAAATGACGAGCAAAGTGAGCGCGCCGAACAGGCAGCGCCAGAAGACCACGCCGCTGACCGGCTGGCCCGACATGACCACAAACCAGCCGATCGTCCCTGAGATCAGCATCGCTGCCGTCATTTCCGCCGAGCCTCTTTTGATGTCGCTGCCCATGATCGCCTCCGTTTTCGATGATATGAGAATATTGCGGTAGCAGGCGATTTTATATAAGAATGGAAAGGGAAATTATTGAATACTCCTAATTATCATAGGGAAAGTAATCGCCGTGGCTAATGATACGCAATCGCTTGACGAAATCGATCAAGCCATTCTGGAGGCGCTGGCCAGCAATGCGCGGATCTCGCTGAAGGAGCTGGCGCAGGAGGTGGGCCTGTCCTCGCCAAGTGCAGCCGAGCGCCTGCGCCGGCTGGAGGAGCGGGGCGTCATCAAGGCCTTCACCATCGATCTGGACCCCGCCACCGTCGGTTATCCCCTCCAGGCGATCGTGCGGGTGCGCCCGCTGCCGGGACAGTTGCACATCGTCGAGCGCATCATCCAGGAAATTCCCGAAATCGTCGAATGCGACAAGGTGACGGGCGAAGATTGCTTCATCGCCCGGCTGGTCATTCGCTCAATGGCTGAACTTGACGGTCTCCTGGACCGGGTTTCCGAAAGAGCGGAGACCAACACGTCGATGATCAAAGCCTCGCCGGTCAAGCGCCGCCTGCCGCCGCTTTCACGGAAAGGGTAGAGATCGGCCGGGCGATATTCTCTAGAAATCCGCCATCGGCGACAGCATCGCCGGAGAGGTCGGGGCGATGTCGCCAAGCCCGCGCAGCATCAGCCTGGTGCCGCTTTTCAATGGCTGCGGCACGCCCACCCAGCCGAGCTTGTCGGGACGGAAGAACACCTCGGCAGAGGCGGGTGCAATTGCCAGCCCGCCGAGGATGGCCGCAAGCGTCGGGATCTCCGCTGCCACGACATCGAGAAGGCTGAAGCGGCCGGCCTCGTCGATCTTCCAGGCAACGACAGCCTGCCGGTCTTCCAGGAAGCTGATGCGGACATCGGCATCGAGCTGCGTGTTGATCAGAAACATTGCCGCATTGGCCGTCACACCAAGCGAAGTCGAAACCGGGGTTCGATTTTTCAGCAGCGATTGCAGCAAGGCAAGATCGCCTGAAGCCGTCGGGAGAAGCCGCCGGGCAGGTGCGGCTGGTGCGGAAGCGGCGGGTGCCGTTCCCTCATATCGGTGCAACGGTATCGAGCGGAAGCCGTAGGGTTCGTAAAGCGACGGCTTGTCGGTATAGAGGATGACGGCTTCGAAGCCTCGCCGGTCGCACCAGTCGAGCGCCTTCACTGTCAGATTGCGGTAGAGTCCCCGGCCGCGCCACGGCGGCCGCACGGCGCCGGATTGCAGCCCGGCGGCGTGGACGCTCCGGCCGTTGATGACGAAGGGCAGCGCAAAGGCGGAGATATTGGCGGCCAGCTCGCCTTCGGCATCGAACCAGCCGAAGGGCATACTGGCGGGATCTGGTCCGCCAAGCCGTTGCAGCGGCCCGATATCAATGCCGAAAATATCCCTGAGCAGGCGGACCAGTGCTGCCCAGCCGGCGGGGTCAGCGAAATAATCCCGCCGGAAGGTCAGGCCCGCGCTGTCGAGGCGCTGTGCCATCAGACGCCGGTAGAGCCAAAGCCGCCTGCGCCGCGTGTCGTCTCGCTTGCTTCGGTGATTTCGGCCACCCGCGCCTGGGTTACCGGCGCGATCACCATCTGGGCGATGCGCATGCCGCGCTCGATGATGAAGGCTTCCTCGCCGAGATTGGCAAGCAGCACTTTCACCTCACCGCGATAGTCGCTGTCGACCGTGCCCGGCGAATTCAGGCAGGTGATGCCGTGCTTGAAGGCAAGGCCGGAGCGCGGCCGCACCTGTCCCTCGAAACCTTCGGGAATTTCGAAGATGAAGCCGGTCGGCACCAGCGCCCGCTTGCCGGGCAGCAG from Rhizobium sp. Pop5 includes these protein-coding regions:
- a CDS encoding GNAT family N-acetyltransferase yields the protein MAQRLDSAGLTFRRDYFADPAGWAALVRLLRDIFGIDIGPLQRLGGPDPASMPFGWFDAEGELAANISAFALPFVINGRSVHAAGLQSGAVRPPWRGRGLYRNLTVKALDWCDRRGFEAVILYTDKPSLYEPYGFRSIPLHRYEGTAPAASAPAAPARRLLPTASGDLALLQSLLKNRTPVSTSLGVTANAAMFLINTQLDADVRISFLEDRQAVVAWKIDEAGRFSLLDVVAAEIPTLAAILGGLAIAPASAEVFFRPDKLGWVGVPQPLKSGTRLMLRGLGDIAPTSPAMLSPMADF
- a CDS encoding Dps family protein, with amino-acid sequence MSHTPAETRRLSPLKTPSSLPTNAVTDISTALTALLADVFTLYVKTKNFHWHMSGPHFRDYHLLLDEQAEQIFNMTDDIAERARKIGGTTLRSIGQIARQQRILDNDADFVTPEDMLSELGGDNAQLVSLLREVHDLCDEHNDVATASLIENWIDEAERRTWFLFETTRSQR
- a CDS encoding LysE family translocator yields the protein MSLTALITYAGALFIAAAIPGPGITAIVARALGSNFRETFFMGLGLVLGDMTYLTAVILGLAFVAQTFTEVFIVIKIAGALYLGYIAWKLWTAGLLPQDIAAGKSTNIGMSFLSGLLVTLSNPKTMLFYVALAPTLIDIGNVGLQDYVMLLAVTFVVLIVVLVPYILLASRARTMLRKPRALQALNRVAAGILAGTAAFIAARAA
- a CDS encoding Lrp/AsnC family transcriptional regulator, with amino-acid sequence MANDTQSLDEIDQAILEALASNARISLKELAQEVGLSSPSAAERLRRLEERGVIKAFTIDLDPATVGYPLQAIVRVRPLPGQLHIVERIIQEIPEIVECDKVTGEDCFIARLVIRSMAELDGLLDRVSERAETNTSMIKASPVKRRLPPLSRKG
- the dut gene encoding dUTP diphosphatase, with amino-acid sequence MTIHHDLSPTLNLIRLANGEGLDLPVYESKGAAGMDLRAAVAVGEPLTLLPGKRALVPTGFIFEIPEGFEGQVRPRSGLAFKHGITCLNSPGTVDSDYRGEVKVLLANLGEEAFIIERGMRIAQMVIAPVTQARVAEITEASETTRGAGGFGSTGV
- a CDS encoding DMT family transporter — encoded protein: MGSDIKRGSAEMTAAMLISGTIGWFVVMSGQPVSGVVFWRCLFGALTLLVICGALGLLRPGIITLRAFGIAIFGGVAIVLNWLLLFASYSHATISIATTVYNTQPFMLLALGALFLGEKITAAKLFWLTLAFAGMMAIVQAKPQTGGGISGDYGFGILMALGAAFFYALAALAAKWLKGTPPHLIALIQVATGMLMLAPMADFSNLPGDAGGWAILLTIGVVHTGLMYVLLYGAIQRLPTHLTGALSFIYPIAAILVDRLAFGHALQPMQIAGAATILLAAAGMNLGWTPRRLLNRAFES